In Felis catus isolate Fca126 chromosome C2, F.catus_Fca126_mat1.0, whole genome shotgun sequence, a single window of DNA contains:
- the JAM2 gene encoding junctional adhesion molecule B isoform X2, which yields MARRSRHRLLLLLLRYLVVALGYHKAYGSSAPKGHQVVTAIEYQEVILACKYAKKSMSSRLEWKKLGRSVSFVYYQQSLQGDFKYRAEMIDFSIRIKNVTRNDAGKYRCEISAPSKKGQNLEEDTVTLEVLVAPAVPLCNVPSSALSGTVVELRCHDKEGNPAPEYTWFKDGVNLLENPRRGPQSSNSSYTMNTKSGTLQFNTVSKLDSGEYFCEAHNSVGRRRCHAKRMQVDDLNIRGIIAAVVGVAFVISVCGLGVCYAQRKGYFSKETSFQRSNSASKATTMSENDFKHTKSFII from the exons ATCATAAGGCCTATGGATCGTCTGCCCCAAAAGGCCATCAAGTAGTCACAGCAATAGAGTATCAAG AGGTTATATTAGCCTGCAAATATGCAAAGAAGTCCATGTCCTCCAGGTTAGAGTGGAAGAAACTGGGCCGGAGTGTCTCCTTTGTCTACTACCAACAATCTCTTCAAG gTGATTTTAAATATCGAGCCGAGATGATAGATTTCAGTATACGGATCAAAAATGTTACAAGAAATGATGCTGGGAAATATCGTTGTGAAATTAGTGCCCCGTCTAAGAAAGGCCAAAACCTGGAAGAAGATACGGTTACTCTGGAAGTACTAG TGGCTCCAGCAGTTCCGTTGTGTAAcgtccccagctctgctctgagtgGAACTGTGGTAGAGCTGCGATGTCACGACAAAGAAGGGAATCCAGCTCCTGAGTACACGTGGTTTAAAGATGGCGTCAATTTGTTAGAGAATCCAAGACGTGGCCCCCAAAGCAGCAACAGCTCATATACAATGAATACAAAATCTGGGACTCTG CAATTTAACACTGTTTCAAAACTAGACAGTGGAGAATATTTCTGTGAAGCCCATAATTCCGTGGGACGTCGCAGGTGTCACGCGAAGCGAATGCAAGTAG ACGATCTCAACATACGTGGCATCATAGCAGCTGTAGTAGGTGTGGCCTTTGTGATTTCTGTTTGTGGCCTTGGTGTGTGCTATGCTCAGAGGAAAGGCTACTTTTCAA AAGAGACCTCGTTCCA GAGAAGTAATTCTGCATCTAAAGCCACCACAATGAGTGAAAAT gaTTTCAAGCATACAaaatcttttataatttaa
- the JAM2 gene encoding junctional adhesion molecule B isoform X1, whose amino-acid sequence MARRSRHRLLLLLLRYLVVALGYHKAYGSSAPKGHQVVTAIEYQEVILACKYAKKSMSSRLEWKKLGRSVSFVYYQQSLQGDFKYRAEMIDFSIRIKNVTRNDAGKYRCEISAPSKKGQNLEEDTVTLEVLVAPAVPLCNVPSSALSGTVVELRCHDKEGNPAPEYTWFKDGVNLLENPRRGPQSSNSSYTMNTKSGTLQFNTVSKLDSGEYFCEAHNSVGRRRCHAKRMQVDDLNIRGIIAAVVGVAFVISVCGLGVCYAQRKGYFSRNGNTAVNKTDQITLCLTELTLKKMDNTHKCKLCSLSDCHSIMAKTKAGEVILHLKPPQ is encoded by the exons ATCATAAGGCCTATGGATCGTCTGCCCCAAAAGGCCATCAAGTAGTCACAGCAATAGAGTATCAAG AGGTTATATTAGCCTGCAAATATGCAAAGAAGTCCATGTCCTCCAGGTTAGAGTGGAAGAAACTGGGCCGGAGTGTCTCCTTTGTCTACTACCAACAATCTCTTCAAG gTGATTTTAAATATCGAGCCGAGATGATAGATTTCAGTATACGGATCAAAAATGTTACAAGAAATGATGCTGGGAAATATCGTTGTGAAATTAGTGCCCCGTCTAAGAAAGGCCAAAACCTGGAAGAAGATACGGTTACTCTGGAAGTACTAG TGGCTCCAGCAGTTCCGTTGTGTAAcgtccccagctctgctctgagtgGAACTGTGGTAGAGCTGCGATGTCACGACAAAGAAGGGAATCCAGCTCCTGAGTACACGTGGTTTAAAGATGGCGTCAATTTGTTAGAGAATCCAAGACGTGGCCCCCAAAGCAGCAACAGCTCATATACAATGAATACAAAATCTGGGACTCTG CAATTTAACACTGTTTCAAAACTAGACAGTGGAGAATATTTCTGTGAAGCCCATAATTCCGTGGGACGTCGCAGGTGTCACGCGAAGCGAATGCAAGTAG ACGATCTCAACATACGTGGCATCATAGCAGCTGTAGTAGGTGTGGCCTTTGTGATTTCTGTTTGTGGCCTTGGTGTGTGCTATGCTCAGAGGAAAGGCTACTTTTCAA GGAATGGCAATAcggcagtgaacaaaacagaccaaataaCTCTCTGCCTCACGGAGCTTACATTGAAAAAGATGGACAATACACACAAATGTAAACTCTGCAGTTTGTCAGATTGTCATAGTATTATGGCGAAAACTAAAGCGG GAGAAGTAATTCTGCATCTAAAGCCACCACAATGA
- the JAM2 gene encoding junctional adhesion molecule B isoform X3 yields MARRSRHRLLLLLLRYLVVALGYHKAYGSSAPKGHQVVTAIEYQEVILACKYAKKSMSSRLEWKKLGRSVSFVYYQQSLQGDFKYRAEMIDFSIRIKNVTRNDAGKYRCEISAPSKKGQNLEEDTVTLEVLVAPAVPLCNVPSSALSGTVVELRCHDKEGNPAPEYTWFKDGVNLLENPRRGPQSSNSSYTMNTKSGTLQFNTVSKLDSGEYFCEAHNSVGRRRCHAKRMQVDDLNIRGIIAAVVGVAFVISVCGLGVCYAQRKGYFSKESVQHDT; encoded by the exons ATCATAAGGCCTATGGATCGTCTGCCCCAAAAGGCCATCAAGTAGTCACAGCAATAGAGTATCAAG AGGTTATATTAGCCTGCAAATATGCAAAGAAGTCCATGTCCTCCAGGTTAGAGTGGAAGAAACTGGGCCGGAGTGTCTCCTTTGTCTACTACCAACAATCTCTTCAAG gTGATTTTAAATATCGAGCCGAGATGATAGATTTCAGTATACGGATCAAAAATGTTACAAGAAATGATGCTGGGAAATATCGTTGTGAAATTAGTGCCCCGTCTAAGAAAGGCCAAAACCTGGAAGAAGATACGGTTACTCTGGAAGTACTAG TGGCTCCAGCAGTTCCGTTGTGTAAcgtccccagctctgctctgagtgGAACTGTGGTAGAGCTGCGATGTCACGACAAAGAAGGGAATCCAGCTCCTGAGTACACGTGGTTTAAAGATGGCGTCAATTTGTTAGAGAATCCAAGACGTGGCCCCCAAAGCAGCAACAGCTCATATACAATGAATACAAAATCTGGGACTCTG CAATTTAACACTGTTTCAAAACTAGACAGTGGAGAATATTTCTGTGAAGCCCATAATTCCGTGGGACGTCGCAGGTGTCACGCGAAGCGAATGCAAGTAG ACGATCTCAACATACGTGGCATCATAGCAGCTGTAGTAGGTGTGGCCTTTGTGATTTCTGTTTGTGGCCTTGGTGTGTGCTATGCTCAGAGGAAAGGCTACTTTTCAA AAGAAAGTGTTCAACATGACACGTAG